In a single window of the Callithrix jacchus isolate 240 chromosome 1, calJac240_pri, whole genome shotgun sequence genome:
- the LOC128928918 gene encoding cadherin EGF LAG seven-pass G-type receptor 1-like isoform X3, translated as MTTGQCACKPGVIGHQCNRCDNPFAEVTTLGCEVTFNGCPKVFEASIWWPQTKFGQPAAVPCPKGSVGNAVRRWLPPELFNCTTVSFVDLRTVNEKPGPCGW; from the exons ATGACCACTGGGCAGTGTGCCTGCAAGCCTGGTGTCATCGGCCACCAGTGCAACCGCTGTGACAACCCGTTCGCCGAGGTCACCACACTCGGCTGCGAAG TGACCTTCAACGGCTGTCCCAAAGTGTTCGAGGCCAGCATTTGGTGGCCACAGACCAAGTTCGGGCAGCCGGCTGCAGTGCCATGCCCCAAGGGGTCCGTCG GAAATGCAGTTCGACGCTGGCTGCCCCCAGAGCTCTTCAACTGCACCACCGTCTCCTTCGTGGACCTCAGGACCGTG AATGAGAAGCCGGGGCCCTGCGGCTGGTGA
- the LOC118151450 gene encoding cadherin EGF LAG seven-pass G-type receptor 1-like produces the protein MWHTATLSGTDGCTAYQLLGRILQHESRQQGFDLAATQDADFHEQPPGPGHQHSVGADQWSEGGTAQLLQHLEGYFSNVARNVQRTYLRPFVIVTANMILAVDIFDKLNFRGATVPRFDAIQEEFPRELQSSVSFPADFFKPPEEKEGPLGRPAGQRTMPQTT, from the exons ATGTGGCACACGGCCACACTCTCCGGCACTGACGGGTGCACGGCCTACCAGCTGCTGGGCCGCATCCTGCAGCACGAGAGCCGGCAGCAGGGATTCGACCTGGCGGCCACACAGGATGCTGACTTCCACGAG CAACCTCCTGGCCCCGGCCACCAGCACAGCGTGGGAGCAGATCAGTGGAGCGAGGGTGGCACGGCACAGCTGCTCCAGCACCTCGAGGGCTACTTCAGCAACGTGGCACGCAACGTGCAGCGGACATACCTGCGGCCCTTCGTCATTGTCACCGCCAACATGA TTCTTGCTGTCGACATCTTTGACAAGTTGAACTTCAGGGGAGCCACAGTGCCACGGTTCGATGCCATTCAGGAAGAGTTCCCCAGGGAGCTGCAGTCCTCTGTCTCCTTCCCAGCTGACTTCTTCAAACCACCTGAAGAAAAAG AAGGCCCCCTGGGGAGACCGGCCGGCCAGAGGACCATGCCGCAGACCACGTGA